The following proteins are encoded in a genomic region of Pan troglodytes isolate AG18354 chromosome 2, NHGRI_mPanTro3-v2.0_pri, whole genome shotgun sequence:
- the TGM4 gene encoding protein-glutamine gamma-glutamyltransferase 4: protein MMDASKELQVLHVDFLKQDNAVSHHTWEFQTSTPVFRRGQVFHLRLVLNQPLQSYHQLKLEFSTGPNPSIAKHTVVVLDLRTPSDHYNWQATLQNESGKEVTVAVTSSPNAILGKYQLNVKTGNHILKSEENILYLLFNPWCKEDMVFMPDEDERKEYILNDTGCHYVGAARSIRYKPWNFGQFEKNVLDCCISLLTESSLKPTDRRDPVLVCRAMCAMMSFEKGQGVLIGNWTGDYEGGTAPYKWTGSAPILQQYYNTKQAVCFGQCWVFAGILTTVLRALGIPARSVTGFDSAHDTERNLTVDTYVNENGEKITNMTHDSVWNFHVWTDAWMKRPDLPKGYDGWQAVDATPQERSQGVFCCGPSPLTAIRKGDIFIVYDTRFVFSEVNGDRLIWLVKMVNGQEELHVISMETTSIGKNISTKAVGQDRRRDITYEYKYPEGSSEERQVMDHAFLLLSSEREHRRPVKENFLHMSVQSDDVLLGNPVNFTVILKRKTAALQNVNILGSFELQLYTGKKVAKLCDLNKTSQIQGQVSEVTLTLDSKTYINSLAILDDEPVIRGFIIAEIVESKEIMASEVFTSFQYPEISIELPNTGRIGQLLVCNCIFKNTLAIPLTDVKFSLESLGISSLQTSDHGTVQPGETIQSQIKCTPIKTGPKKFIVKLSSKQVKEINAQKIVLITK from the exons GGCCGAATCCTAGCATCGCCAAACACACCGTGGTGGTGCTCGACCTGAGGACGCCCTCAGACCACTACAACTGGCAGGCAACCCTTCAAAATGAGTCTGGCAAAGAG GTCACAGTGGCTGTCACCAGTTCCCCCAATGCCATCCTGGGCAAGTACCAACTAAATGTGAAAACTGGAAACCACATCCTTAAGTCTGAAGAAAACATCCTATACCTTCTCTTCAACCCATGGTGTAAAG AGGACATGGTTTTCATGCCTGATGAGGACGAGCGCAAAGAGTACATCCTCAATGACACGGGCTGCCATTACGTGGGGGCTGCCAGAAGTATCAGATACAAACCCTGGAACTTTGGTCAG TTTGAGAAAAATGTCCTGGACTGCTGCATTTCCCTGCTGACTGAGAGCTCCCTCAAGCCCACAGATAGGAGGGACCCCGTGCTGGTGTGCAGGGCCATGTGTGCTATG ATGAGCTTTGAGAAAGGCCAAGGCGTGCTCATTGGGAATTGGACTGGGGACTACGAAGGTGGCACAGCCCCATACAAGTGGACAGGCAGTGCCCCGATCCTGCAGCAGTACTACAACACGAAGCAGGCTGTGTGCTTTGGCCAGTGCTGGGTGTTTGCTGGGATCCTGACTACAG TGCTGAGAGCGTTGGGCATCCCAGCACGCAGTGTGACAGGCTTCGATTCAGCTCACGACACAGAAAGGAACCTCACGGTGGACACCTATGTGAATGAGAATGGCGAGAAAATCACCAATATGACCCACGACTCTGTCTG GAATTTCCATGTGTGGACGGATGCCTGGATGAAGCGACCGGATCTGCCCAAGGGCTACGACGGCTGGCAGGCTGTGGACGCAACGCCGCAGGAGCGAAGCCAGG GTGTCTTCTGCTGTGGGCCATCACCACTGACCGCCATCCGCAAAGGTGACATCTTTATTGTCTATGACACCAGATTCGTCTTCTCAGAAGTGAATGGTGACAGGCTCATCTGGTTGGTGAAGATGGTGAATGGGCAGGAGGAGTTACACGTAATTTCAATGGAGACCACAAGCATCGGGAAAAACATCAGCACCAAGGCAGTGGGCCAAGACAGGCGGAGAGATATCACCTATGAGTACAAGTATCCAGAAG GCTCCTCTGAGGAGAGGCAGGTCATGGATCATGCCTTCCTCCTTCTCAGTTCTGAGAGGGAGCACAGACGACCTGTAAAAGAGAACTTTCTTCACATGTCGGTACAATCAGATGATGTGCTGCTGGGAAACCCTGTTAATTTCACCGTGATTCTTAAAAGGAAGACCGCTGCCCTACAGAATGTCAACATCTTGGGCTCCTTTGAACTACAGTTGTACACTGGCAAGAAGGTGGCAAAACTGTGTGACCTCAATAAGACCTCGCAGATCCAAGGTCAAG TATCAGAAGTGACTCTGACCTTGGACTCCAAGACCTACATCAACAGCCTGGCTATATTAGATGATGAGCCAGTTATCAGAGGTTTCATCATTGCGGAAATTGTGGAGTCTAAGGAAATCATGGCCTCTGAAGTATTCACGTCTTTCCAGTACCCTGAGATCTCTATAGAG TTGCCTAACACAGGCAGAATTGGCCAGCTACTTGTCTGCAATTGTATCTTCAAGAATACCCTGGCCATCCCTTTGACTGACGTCAAGTTCTCTTTGGAAAGCCTGGGCATCTCCTCACTACAGACCTCTGACCATGG GACGGTGCAGCCTGGTGAGACCATCCAATCCCAAATAAAATGCACCCCAATAAAAACTGGACCCAAGAAATTTATCGTCAAGTTAAGTTCCAAACAAGTGAAAGAGATTAATGCTCAGAAGATTGTTCTCATCACCAAGTAG